A window of Rhododendron vialii isolate Sample 1 chromosome 11a, ASM3025357v1 genomic DNA:
CCAACGATACCAGCATGCAGCAACATAGCGCAATCCATCTAGCTACTTTCCAATACCCTTACGAAATGAATTTACGAGCATAAGTTATGGAAGGATAATCAAGTCTATAGATATAATTTGTCACATATCTCCGCACAGAGTGGATTACAAAGCCAAAAAGACCTTTAAGGTTCTTTACAGGAAACTATTGCTTCATCTCTGTCAGCTCTGTGTACAATACCAACTCAAAATAGCACAAAGAGAACGTTAGCAAAGGCTCTGAACCTGATTTACAAACTATGATAGCTAGTATCACGTTTAAGAGCCACGGAGATAACAAGAAGAAGCAAAATGCAGAATTGCAAAAGCTGTCATTTGTCGCATAATCTTTTTTTCGTGCCTTCTATATCGTTTGTATGACCAGTGCATCGtcttcctcctcgtcttcttTGGATAATTTGTCCAGTGGAGGCATTACAACGGACTCATTCACAAGCTTGATTTCGTTCTTTATTTTGTCGAGCTCAGCTTTCACGGTTGATAATTCTAACGTTAGCTCCGTTCTTTCCCTGTTCCAATCAGCCCTTTCATTATCCCATTCTTGTTGCATATCATCGACCACGGATGATAATTCTAACGTTAGCTCCGTTCTTTCCGTTCTTTCCCTGTTCCAATCAGCCCTTTCATTATCCCATTCTTGTTGCATATCATCGACCCTCTCTTGTAATCGTATGCACTCACTACCAATCAGATTTAGCTCATCCAAATGTTTGTCACCAGTCAGAAGTGGTTCGTCACACCATTGGAAGAACTCGCATTGCTACCAATGACATGAACTAGTAGTTAATAAGGACGTAAACAGATGCATGTTGAGaggaacaaaagagagagaagacaagaaaaaagaaggcaTAATACACTTACGTTATTTGGATACTTGGGACAACTGTAGAACATCCTGTAAGGGTTTCTGTGGGTCTTTGATGTCCATAATTTTGCAGAAAGCCCACACGAACACGTGAGTTGTGAATCTTCTGGGGAATCCATAATCTACAACACAAGTCCTGCTCATGATGGGACATTCTGCTGTGAGAATTTGAAGCGAATTGAAAGTCACATTCTCGATTTCAATATATCTCATGTTCCACGAGTAAATTGAAATCCAGAcaccaaaaatatttgttgcgATTGATCACCGAGACGTGAAAAAACCGAGCAGCACCAACAAAAAAGTGGTCACTTGAAAATGAACTGAGTTCACTGTCTTTCTCAGATATGTCCCGACCTATTACCTGAGCACGGGGGAACTCTAGCCCTATCGACTAATTCGCTTTTGTCACCAGCAATTTCAATGATCAGAATATTGAAAACCAATAACCATAACCCCAAGGGATTGCCGGTAGTCAAAGCCTGTGGACTAAGGTTTATGCCCTTTTAAGGTCTCAAGATCGAAACCACACCTGCTATATATCAACTGAAGCACATTCACTTGCATTACTAGCAACATAAATATAAGATACTCAAGAATTTAAGCGCCTACGAGTAAATACGTAGACCTTTTTCGAGCCCCGCAGATGCTTTTATGCTACATCGATCAAAGCTAACCTAAGTGACACATATTCCATAATAACAAAAAAGCGATATACTCTCATAGACATAAAATTTTCATTGGTACAATATGAGAAAACCCAAGGTTGGCATGTAATCAAGACTTTGGAATTTGCTCTCTTAAAGTTTTAAGTTCGAAACTTATTTTTCGGATCAATTTATACGGAACTTTGCTCCAATTTTAATTGAGTTTTCCGCACTTGGGCAGTGGGTTCGAGTCACAAGATTAGTCGGACTGCGAAATATGTATGAAAATAGCAGAAAAGAAAGAATCGACCGGGTGCTTTATAACAACGGTAGAACGGGGCAGGTCCGCTGAAAGCCAAATTGGATAAAGATCGCGCTACTTACTCTGCGGAAATCACCATTCACCCGACTGGATATACAAACACTctataggagagagagagagagagagagagagagagagagagagaggcttgaAGGAGAAGCCAAGGGGGGTTCCGATAGGACATAAAGGAAAGTTACCCCGAAGATGTCGATGGTACCAAATTGCCATTGGCTTTTACCGTAAATACGCGCGAAGTATATCAGAGATGTTCAGCAATAAGGAGAGATTATTTGGTGCTCCCgcctccaatcattacccccaTTTATTTCTGTTCTTTTGTGTTTGTTCTgagctaaaaaatggttatcgacattgtttattttgtttaactCGTCGAGAAGAGACATCCACTCAGCGGGCAGCTCGATCGGACTTCGTTTCGCATATGAATGAATTGAGTTTAcgccaagaaaaataaaaggttggAGTTTCAAACCATATTTGGCTTCCTATTTTCTCTTGTGCAAAAGCAATTTGCTcatttacaaaaatgaacaCTCATTATActgattttgttcttcttgACCAGTTATACAACATGAACAAttccgataattttttttagtcttGATTCTCctaaacaaacccaaaaaaaaaaaaaaaaacttgacggTATTAGACCCTAATTAGACACTGAACTGGAACTCAGTCCCGTCGTGGGAGtcttttgcctttcaaaaaaaaattgtgggcAAGGAGAGTGAAGTGCAGGTGGTTCCTCTCTTATACTCCAGTGCACATGTGCAAGGTTCGATTTTCGTAATCACTCATCCCCTTCTCCAAATCCCCTAGGATAGACAAGATtaacgaataaaaaaaaaaagaagaagaagttgtggGAGGCTTTTGGAGCATGCTTCAAGAGCACAATTTTTTAGCAAGTAAAGCACTAGATTTATGTTTTGGTAACCTGTCAATTTTATTTGGCGTATTGTCTTGTCATATCACACCACTATTTGTTAAAGATTTCACTGCACTTATGATGAGACCGAAACTAAGGTCCCAACACATGTGAATGAATATGTTTCGCCCTAATAAGAGGTTATTGAGACAGGAGACTAACCTAGCTGGGTTTGTCCCACCAAGTTTCATAATGTACCTTTTCACTGACTTTTTTATATAAGCCCAGTGGACGAGGATGTTCATGGCCCAATAAAGGCGAGGCCCAATCAGCCATACTTATACTTTTGGGAAAACATAGTACTACAAGAGACAATCAccttgtttggttgagattttagaaagttatttttgagaattGAGtagtaatgaatggagagaaatagagagagaaatttattgaaaactgagCCATAGAGCCACTAAAAAGTTAAGTCAAAGGGACCTAGCTAAGTCAACTCCAAAATTGCCCATATGAAAAACGAAAAACGGTCCATAGAAAATCAAACGGTCTAGAAACACATTTTAAAACATAATTTCAGAGAATTGTTTTTGGATTTCGATGTATGTGAACCTTATATTGAATGACTCCAAATACAATTATCTTTATTGTTATATTTAATATTTTACAATTATAAATCTTTGTGGGTCAGTCAAAGTCCTTTTTGATATACTTATTCATTTAGCATATTTATTACTCTGTAGTAAATAACAGTACAGAGTACAACATTGGTAGACATGAACATGGATTTCGTTATCGGTCATGATTCTCATGACCTTGTAAAATTCCCATCAAAAATAT
This region includes:
- the LOC131307647 gene encoding uncharacterized protein LOC131307647, yielding MDSPEDSQLTCSCGLSAKLWTSKTHRNPYRMFYSCPKYPNNQCEFFQWCDEPLLTGDKHLDELNLIGSECIRLQERVDDMQQEWDNERADWNRERTERTELTLELSSVVDDMQQEWDNERADWNRERTELTLELSTVKAELDKIKNEIKLVNESVVMPPLDKLSKEDEEEDDALVIQTI